A region of Bacteroidota bacterium DNA encodes the following proteins:
- the lipB gene encoding lipoyl(octanoyl) transferase LipB — protein MVKTNFIDWGLIDYQQAWDQQEAILKQKVDYKLAERELPDNEKTIISNELIFCQHPHVYTLGKSGSLDNLLLDEQGLKKAEATFYKINRGGDITYHGPGQLVAYPIIDLEQFFTDIHKYLRFLEEAVIKTIAHYGIVGGRYEGYTGVWIDADKPTARKICAMGVRCSRWITMHGIALNVNTNLAYFKNIIPCGIDDKDVTSIAQELGHEVDFNELTTILKQEIARQFEMELI, from the coding sequence ATGGTAAAAACCAATTTTATTGACTGGGGACTTATTGATTACCAACAAGCTTGGGATCAGCAAGAAGCCATACTAAAACAAAAAGTAGACTATAAATTAGCCGAACGTGAATTACCCGATAATGAAAAAACTATTATCAGTAATGAACTTATTTTTTGCCAGCATCCACATGTTTATACTTTAGGTAAAAGTGGCTCGTTAGATAATTTATTGCTAGATGAACAAGGTTTAAAAAAAGCAGAAGCCACTTTTTATAAAATAAACCGTGGTGGCGATATTACTTACCATGGCCCGGGCCAATTAGTAGCTTACCCTATTATAGATTTAGAACAGTTTTTTACCGACATACATAAATACCTTCGTTTTTTAGAAGAGGCTGTAATTAAAACTATTGCACATTATGGAATAGTTGGTGGCCGATATGAAGGTTATACAGGCGTTTGGATAGATGCAGATAAACCAACTGCACGCAAAATATGCGCTATGGGCGTACGTTGTAGTCGTTGGATAACCATGCACGGAATTGCATTAAATGTAAATACCAATCTGGCTTATTTTAAAAATATAATCCCTTGCGGTATTGACGATAAAGATGTAACAAGCATAGCCCAGGAACTAGGCCATGAAGTAGATTTTAACGAGCTAACAACTATTCTAAAACAAGAAATAGCCAGACAGTTTGAAATGGAATTAATTTAA
- the lepA gene encoding translation elongation factor 4, whose translation MENIRNFCIIAHIDHGKSTLADRLLEYTKTTSQREMQAQLLDNMDLERERGITIKSHAIQMKYELDGKKYILNLIDTPGHVDFSYEVSRSIAACDGALLIVDSSQGIQAQTISNLYLAIEQGLEIIPILNKIDLPSSMPEEVSDQIIDLIGCKYEDILRASGKTGQGVHDILKAVVSRVPAPKGDEKAPLKALIFDSVYNSFRGIIAYFRIIDGVIKKGDRVKFMATGKEYFADEVGILGLDMEPRSEVKAGDVGYIISGIKEAREVKVGDTLTTVANPTAEIIHGFEDVKPMVFAGIYPVDTEDFEELRESMYKLQLNDASLTFEPESSAALGFGFRCGFLGMLHMEIIQERLEREFKMTVITTVPNVSYHAYTKKGDLIVVNNPSDLPEPNHIEYVEEPFIAATIISSSEFVGPIMGLCLGKRGTLKSQVYLTMDRVEMKFDMPLAEVVFDFFDKLKTISKGYASFDYHPIGYVQSDLVKLDILLAKDNVDALSAIIHRDRAYDWGKKICEKLKELIPRHQFEIPIQASIGAKVIARETIKALRKDVTAKCYGGDISRKRKLLEKQKEGKKRMRQVGNVEIPQSAFMAVLKLD comes from the coding sequence ATGGAAAACATACGTAATTTTTGTATTATAGCTCATATTGACCACGGTAAGAGCACATTAGCAGATAGACTTTTAGAATACACAAAAACAACCAGCCAAAGAGAAATGCAGGCTCAGTTGTTAGATAATATGGATTTAGAGCGTGAAAGAGGTATTACTATTAAAAGTCACGCTATTCAAATGAAGTATGAATTAGATGGTAAAAAATATATTTTAAACCTGATTGACACCCCGGGACACGTAGATTTTAGCTACGAAGTTTCTCGTTCTATCGCTGCTTGCGATGGAGCTTTGTTAATTGTAGATTCAAGTCAGGGCATTCAGGCACAAACCATCTCAAACCTATATTTAGCCATTGAGCAAGGATTGGAAATTATTCCAATTTTAAATAAAATAGATTTACCTAGTTCAATGCCCGAAGAGGTAAGTGACCAAATTATTGACTTAATTGGTTGTAAATACGAAGATATTTTAAGAGCAAGCGGAAAAACAGGCCAAGGTGTACACGATATTTTAAAAGCCGTTGTAAGTCGTGTTCCAGCTCCAAAAGGCGATGAAAAAGCACCTCTAAAAGCACTTATTTTTGATTCAGTATATAACTCGTTCCGGGGAATTATAGCCTATTTTAGAATTATAGACGGAGTAATAAAAAAAGGCGATAGAGTAAAATTTATGGCCACAGGTAAAGAATATTTTGCTGATGAAGTAGGTATTTTAGGTCTGGATATGGAGCCCAGAAGCGAAGTAAAAGCCGGTGATGTAGGTTATATTATTTCAGGTATTAAAGAAGCCCGTGAAGTAAAAGTGGGCGATACTTTAACAACCGTAGCCAACCCAACAGCCGAAATTATTCATGGATTTGAAGATGTAAAACCAATGGTTTTTGCAGGTATTTACCCTGTTGATACAGAAGATTTTGAAGAATTGCGGGAAAGCATGTACAAGCTTCAATTAAATGATGCTTCGTTAACTTTTGAACCGGAAAGTTCAGCAGCCTTAGGTTTTGGTTTCCGTTGTGGTTTTTTAGGAATGCTGCACATGGAAATTATTCAGGAGCGTTTAGAACGTGAGTTCAAAATGACCGTAATTACTACCGTACCCAACGTAAGTTACCATGCTTACACAAAAAAAGGCGATTTAATTGTGGTAAATAACCCTAGCGATTTACCTGAGCCAAACCATATTGAATATGTAGAGGAACCATTTATTGCCGCAACTATCATTAGCAGTTCAGAATTTGTAGGACCCATTATGGGCTTATGTTTAGGAAAACGTGGTACGTTAAAAAGCCAGGTTTACTTAACCATGGATAGGGTTGAAATGAAATTTGATATGCCTTTGGCAGAAGTAGTATTCGATTTCTTCGATAAACTGAAAACCATTTCAAAAGGTTATGCTTCTTTTGATTATCATCCGATAGGTTACGTACAAAGTGATTTAGTAAAACTGGATATTTTATTAGCCAAAGATAATGTTGATGCACTTTCAGCCATTATTCACCGCGACAGAGCTTATGATTGGGGTAAAAAGATTTGCGAAAAACTAAAAGAATTAATTCCACGCCATCAGTTCGAAATTCCGATACAGGCAAGTATTGGAGCTAAAGTAATAGCACGCGAAACCATTAAGGCTTTACGTAAAGACGTAACAGCAAAATGCTATGGTGGCGATATTTCACGTAAACGTAAATTACTCGAAAAACAAAAAGAAGGTAAAAAACGTATGCGCCAGGTAGGTAATGTTGAAATTCCACAATCAGCATTTATGGCCGTTTTAAAACTTGACTAA
- a CDS encoding DnaA/Hda family protein, with protein MMILIQAKYILQQLQFDLIGKDSYRGITLTYTWLANQFGHLALGFIPTILAYQILKNYFTFSQLNLFSAIGVSFLWLTFESYNFLAPLLKNANEYIFKPDLANVAFDTATDVCFFMMGAFIAGITIQFSQTLLIIIGTIFFTLTYPSYYWYTTKMYQQEAKFPFQFRLSQWKNKLDDNTKYIISDFVNNTQKGNHLLLFGAYKSGKTSLSVAIANEQSIKHKKALYTSATKLYNLFFEPELSNEQIHITNLWNWRNTDYLIIDDINPSLKMDEGIISPTTFYELLNNKQFGKLNKEAIQKTNIIWVLGENYSALNDWQAMLISLGIPKNQINTISL; from the coding sequence ATGATGATACTAATTCAGGCAAAATACATATTGCAACAGTTACAATTTGATTTAATTGGTAAAGACTCTTACCGCGGTATCACACTAACCTATACGTGGCTAGCCAACCAATTTGGTCATTTAGCCCTGGGTTTTATTCCTACCATCCTAGCCTATCAAATATTAAAAAATTATTTTACATTCAGTCAATTAAACCTGTTTTCAGCCATTGGAGTGAGTTTCCTTTGGCTCACTTTCGAATCATATAATTTTCTAGCTCCTTTATTAAAAAATGCCAATGAATATATTTTTAAACCCGACTTAGCCAATGTAGCTTTTGATACCGCTACCGATGTTTGTTTTTTTATGATGGGTGCATTTATTGCTGGTATTACCATTCAGTTTAGCCAAACATTGCTTATTATTATCGGAACAATATTTTTCACCTTAACTTATCCATCTTACTATTGGTACACCACCAAAATGTATCAGCAAGAAGCAAAATTCCCTTTTCAATTCCGGTTAAGCCAATGGAAAAACAAATTGGACGATAACACAAAATATATCATTAGCGATTTTGTAAATAATACACAAAAAGGTAATCACTTATTGCTTTTTGGTGCTTATAAAAGTGGTAAAACAAGTTTAAGTGTTGCCATTGCAAATGAGCAATCCATTAAACATAAAAAAGCCCTTTATACTTCAGCAACAAAACTATACAACCTGTTTTTTGAACCTGAGTTAAGCAATGAACAAATACACATTACCAATTTATGGAATTGGCGAAATACTGACTATTTAATTATAGACGATATAAACCCCAGTTTAAAAATGGATGAAGGTATTATAAGCCCAACAACATTCTACGAGTTATTAAACAATAAACAATTTGGTAAACTCAATAAAGAGGCCATTCAAAAAACCAATATCATTTGGGTATTGGGCGAAAATTATTCAGCCCTTAACGATTGGCAAGCCATGCTCATATCACTCGGTATTCCCAAAAATCAAATCAATACTATCTCCTTATAA
- a CDS encoding VOC family protein yields the protein MLNKVHHTAIICSDYEVSKHFYITVLGLTVLREVYRKERQSFKLDLALNGNYIIELFSFPNPPKRPSRPEAAGLRHLAFEVDKIEDIIAHLQLHKIEVEPIRVDEYTNKKFTFIADPDGLPIEFYEK from the coding sequence ATGCTTAATAAAGTTCACCATACGGCTATTATTTGTTCGGATTATGAAGTTTCTAAGCATTTTTATATTACTGTTTTGGGCTTAACTGTTTTAAGAGAAGTTTATAGAAAAGAAAGGCAATCTTTTAAGCTTGATCTGGCTTTAAATGGAAATTATATTATTGAATTGTTTTCGTTTCCTAATCCGCCTAAACGACCTTCAAGACCTGAGGCTGCCGGTTTGCGACACCTGGCCTTTGAGGTTGATAAAATAGAAGATATAATAGCACATTTGCAATTGCATAAAATAGAGGTGGAGCCTATCAGAGTTGACGAGTACACCAACAAAAAATTTACTTTTATTGCTGACCCTGACGGGTTACCAATAGAGTTTTACGAAAAATAA
- a CDS encoding NADPH-dependent FMN reductase, giving the protein MNKPNILAIVGSINASSINAKIIHKLKTSYSHLINIDVYEDIASLPHFSPHLDTDNAPESVVHLRELLTRADGVLFCTPEYIFSLPSIVKNIFEWMVSTVIFTDKPSAFIIAASSGDKAFEQMQLMLTTVGAKMSLDSNVLIKGVKSKTTIDGDITDIETKTAIDKLIAALVQNINK; this is encoded by the coding sequence ATGAATAAACCCAATATATTAGCTATTGTGGGTAGCATAAATGCCAGTTCTATCAATGCCAAAATTATACATAAACTAAAAACTTCTTATAGCCATTTAATCAATATTGATGTGTATGAAGACATTGCTTCATTACCCCATTTTAGTCCGCATTTAGACACTGATAATGCTCCTGAAAGCGTGGTTCATTTACGTGAATTGCTTACAAGGGCAGATGGTGTTTTATTTTGTACACCTGAGTATATTTTTAGTTTACCAAGTATTGTTAAAAATATTTTTGAATGGATGGTGTCTACCGTTATTTTTACCGATAAACCGAGCGCTTTTATTATAGCAGCCAGCTCGGGCGATAAGGCTTTTGAGCAGATGCAATTAATGCTAACTACAGTTGGTGCTAAAATGAGTTTGGATAGTAATGTTTTAATTAAGGGTGTGAAAAGTAAAACAACTATTGATGGTGATATTACAGATATTGAAACAAAAACGGCTATTGATAAACTAATAGCCGCTCTGGTTCAAAATATAAATAAATAA
- a CDS encoding outer membrane beta-barrel protein produces the protein MTDKDLDNLIKNKLDSKEFAYEDAYWEHAEALLIAQRRVQKSAFWNKQIFYASTIALLGLLSWFLVSNKTKTTTPATLALQEATLPNTVIVPETNTQAAISNTNPANPSTNNGNEQQEANQPVIAANTHNNNDVLAENNILKPSPIATQTANTTIENNNILTEESVITAPEQEENYLTQKAVNTLQVTPTDLTFENKNYTFLAKPEPTIKRSSIISQFNASAEVGLNSFNNTFASNSLGYFVGGRLYLDFGKLSFNTNLHFEQINQNTDSREYINKQYDFSSETKQTNITNQSIQYAIIGLNAMYPVYKNHSLGLGIQMAQLLQSNDKITTVNLENNTTNAVNASGYSSVLNKTDWQLSLNYQYRFTKNIALGVSYIYGLNDISKNEAFNTNKADYNKGLKLGIQYILK, from the coding sequence ATGACGGATAAAGATTTAGACAATTTAATTAAAAACAAGCTTGATAGCAAAGAATTTGCTTACGAGGATGCTTATTGGGAGCATGCCGAAGCTTTGTTGATAGCCCAACGCAGAGTTCAAAAAAGTGCCTTTTGGAACAAGCAAATATTTTATGCTTCAACAATTGCATTACTTGGATTACTGTCATGGTTCTTAGTTAGCAATAAAACCAAAACAACAACACCTGCTACTCTTGCTTTACAAGAAGCTACACTGCCCAATACAGTTATAGTGCCTGAAACAAATACGCAAGCCGCAATAAGCAATACCAATCCTGCTAATCCATCAACAAATAACGGTAACGAACAGCAAGAAGCCAATCAACCAGTAATAGCCGCCAATACGCACAATAACAATGATGTACTGGCAGAAAACAATATATTAAAACCAAGTCCTATTGCTACCCAAACTGCTAATACAACTATTGAAAACAATAATATTTTAACAGAAGAATCAGTAATAACAGCACCGGAGCAAGAAGAAAACTACTTAACACAAAAAGCAGTAAATACCTTGCAAGTTACCCCTACCGATTTAACTTTTGAAAACAAAAACTATACTTTCTTAGCCAAACCGGAGCCAACTATAAAAAGAAGCAGTATCATTTCTCAATTCAATGCCAGTGCTGAAGTGGGTTTAAATAGCTTCAATAATACATTTGCAAGCAACTCACTTGGCTATTTTGTTGGAGGTCGTTTGTATTTAGACTTTGGTAAACTATCGTTCAATACCAATCTGCATTTTGAGCAAATCAATCAAAATACCGATAGCAGAGAGTATATAAACAAACAATACGATTTTAGTTCAGAGACTAAGCAAACCAATATTACCAACCAATCTATTCAATATGCTATTATTGGTTTAAACGCCATGTATCCCGTTTACAAAAACCACAGTTTAGGTTTAGGTATTCAAATGGCACAATTACTTCAATCGAACGATAAAATAACAACTGTTAACTTGGAAAACAATACTACCAACGCTGTTAATGCAAGTGGATATAGCAGTGTATTAAATAAAACTGACTGGCAGCTTAGCTTAAATTATCAATACCGCTTTACTAAAAATATAGCTTTAGGAGTAAGTTATATTTATGGATTAAACGACATCAGTAAAAACGAAGCTTTTAATACTAATAAAGCAGATTATAACAAAGGATTGAAATTAGGAATTCAATATATTTTAAAATAA
- a CDS encoding RNA polymerase sigma factor produces MDKELQKLINLCIKQDRKAESALYKFCFTKLMPVCYKYYQNKDDIVEQVNKAFFKILNNLQHFDVNKSFEAWIKTIMVNTIIDEFRVNNKKNALFIDKSSEDVDMHFHPFDLNEAEAKLTADDINIHIQQLPESSKLVFNLFAIEGYNHKEIAEKLGISEGTSKWHVNNARTILKRKLVEIFPQLKQREKLA; encoded by the coding sequence ATGGACAAAGAGCTACAAAAGCTTATTAATTTATGTATTAAACAGGATCGTAAGGCCGAGAGTGCTTTATATAAATTCTGTTTTACTAAATTAATGCCTGTATGCTACAAGTACTACCAGAATAAGGATGATATTGTTGAGCAAGTAAATAAAGCGTTCTTTAAAATTTTAAACAACCTGCAACACTTTGATGTCAACAAATCATTTGAGGCCTGGATAAAAACAATTATGGTTAATACCATTATTGATGAGTTTAGGGTAAATAATAAAAAAAATGCTTTGTTCATTGACAAATCATCGGAAGATGTAGATATGCATTTTCATCCGTTTGATTTAAATGAAGCCGAAGCCAAGTTAACTGCCGATGATATAAATATTCATATACAGCAGTTGCCTGAATCGAGCAAATTGGTATTTAATTTATTTGCAATAGAAGGTTATAACCATAAAGAAATTGCAGAAAAATTAGGCATTAGTGAAGGTACTAGTAAATGGCATGTAAACAATGCACGAACAATTTTAAAAAGAAAACTGGTTGAAATATTTCCTCAACTAAAACAAAGGGAAAAACTAGCATGA
- a CDS encoding AMP nucleosidase yields MKTKEEIVNDWLPRYTGVELKKFGEYILLTNFMNYVEFFAEKFNVPIDGKDKPMQSATAENITIINFGMGSAMAATVMDLLGAIHPKALLFLGKCGGLKKVTKLGDLILPIAAIRGEGTSNDYIMPEIPALPSFRMQMAVASSIVKHKVDYWTGTVYTTNRRVWEHDEEFKEKLRKTRAMAIDMETATIFVVGFVNSIPKGALLLVSDNPMTPDGVKTSKSDTAVTAKYVKKHIEIGIDALIELRDSGESVKHLRFEEKKKPN; encoded by the coding sequence ATGAAAACGAAAGAAGAAATAGTAAACGATTGGTTACCACGTTACACAGGGGTGGAGTTGAAGAAGTTTGGTGAGTATATTTTATTAACCAATTTTATGAATTATGTAGAGTTTTTTGCAGAAAAATTCAATGTACCTATTGATGGTAAGGATAAGCCTATGCAATCGGCTACGGCTGAAAATATTACCATTATAAACTTTGGAATGGGAAGCGCCATGGCAGCTACCGTTATGGATTTATTAGGGGCTATACACCCAAAGGCATTATTGTTTTTAGGTAAGTGTGGCGGATTGAAAAAAGTAACTAAGTTGGGCGATTTAATTTTACCCATTGCGGCCATAAGAGGCGAGGGTACCAGTAACGATTATATTATGCCTGAAATACCGGCCTTGCCTTCGTTCAGAATGCAAATGGCGGTTGCATCCAGCATTGTTAAACACAAGGTTGATTACTGGACTGGAACCGTTTATACAACTAACCGCAGGGTGTGGGAACACGATGAAGAATTTAAAGAAAAATTGCGCAAAACCCGTGCAATGGCTATAGATATGGAAACGGCTACCATTTTTGTGGTGGGTTTTGTAAACAGTATTCCAAAAGGAGCTTTGTTATTGGTAAGCGATAATCCAATGACGCCTGACGGTGTTAAAACATCAAAAAGTGACACTGCTGTAACGGCTAAATATGTTAAAAAACATATAGAAATTGGTATTGATGCTTTGATTGAGTTACGCGATTCAGGTGAATCGGTTAAGCATTTACGTTTTGAAGAGAAAAAAAAGCCCAATTAA
- a CDS encoding MBL fold metallo-hydrolase produces the protein MKITFLGAARQVTGSMHLVTLQSGYKILIDCGMDYELKRNPVFKEDIFPFNAADIDAVILTHAHIDHSGNLPSLVLQGFRGKIICTSATAELVEYLLYDSANIQLMEYRKGLGNAKKTKRNMVAKPLYLASQVKDTVAQFYTVPFDTPFTLNQEAEVTLIEAGHLLGAASVKLSVNENGKTKTIGFTGDLGRSDSKLVNNAKVLNGIDCLVSECTYGGRKHKITQSAEEEMLHYITSTCINIRGRLVIPAFSVGRTQSIVFTIHQLKHAGLIPHVKIFVDSPLAIRSTRVYEKNIDLLNPEAAQFQKEVGSLFEFEDVKFLEDYNHHEELLYYPDPCVIISAAGMVEGGRIQEHVMNNIENPFSTILIAGFCAEGTLGHRLLQGQPNIRIKNKDKRVFAKIASTDIFSSHPDCDEIFNYIKQTHDGGSKQVFLVHGDETQMTAMYDRLKANGIENVTMPEQGQEFIL, from the coding sequence ATGAAAATTACTTTTTTAGGCGCAGCACGTCAGGTTACTGGTAGTATGCACCTTGTTACGTTACAAAGCGGATATAAAATACTAATTGACTGTGGCATGGATTACGAATTAAAACGTAATCCTGTTTTTAAAGAAGATATATTTCCTTTCAACGCTGCCGATATAGATGCTGTTATATTAACCCACGCCCATATTGACCATTCTGGCAACTTGCCTAGTTTAGTGTTGCAAGGTTTTAGAGGTAAAATAATTTGTACTTCAGCTACCGCTGAATTGGTAGAATACTTGCTGTACGATAGCGCCAATATACAATTAATGGAATACCGCAAGGGTTTAGGTAATGCCAAGAAAACCAAACGCAATATGGTAGCCAAACCTTTGTATTTAGCCAGTCAGGTTAAAGATACGGTTGCTCAATTTTACACCGTTCCTTTTGATACCCCATTTACCTTAAATCAGGAAGCAGAAGTAACATTAATAGAAGCAGGGCATTTATTGGGCGCAGCCTCGGTTAAATTAAGTGTAAACGAAAATGGCAAAACCAAAACCATTGGTTTTACCGGTGATTTAGGCCGCAGCGATTCAAAATTGGTAAACAATGCCAAAGTACTTAATGGCATTGATTGTTTAGTGAGCGAATGTACCTATGGCGGGCGTAAACATAAAATTACCCAAAGTGCGGAAGAGGAAATGTTGCATTACATTACTTCCACTTGTATCAATATCAGGGGGCGCTTGGTTATTCCGGCCTTTAGTGTGGGCAGAACACAATCTATTGTTTTCACTATTCACCAGCTAAAACATGCCGGGTTAATCCCCCATGTAAAAATATTTGTTGATAGTCCTTTGGCTATACGCAGTACCCGCGTGTACGAAAAAAATATTGACTTATTAAACCCCGAAGCTGCACAATTTCAAAAAGAAGTAGGCTCGCTATTTGAGTTTGAAGATGTAAAGTTTTTAGAAGATTATAACCACCACGAAGAGTTATTGTATTACCCTGACCCTTGTGTAATTATTTCAGCCGCAGGTATGGTAGAGGGTGGTCGTATTCAGGAACACGTAATGAACAATATTGAAAATCCGTTTTCAACCATTTTAATTGCCGGTTTCTGTGCTGAAGGCACACTAGGACACAGGCTTTTACAGGGACAACCAAACATTAGAATTAAAAATAAAGACAAACGCGTTTTTGCCAAAATAGCCTCAACAGATATATTCAGCTCGCATCCTGATTGTGATGAAATATTCAATTACATTAAACAAACACATGATGGCGGAAGCAAACAGGTATTTTTAGTACATGGAGACGAAACTCAAATGACCGCTATGTATGATAGATTGAAAGCCAATGGCATTGAAAATGTAACCATGCCGGAACAAGGACAAGAATTTATTTTATAA
- a CDS encoding nucleoside phosphorylase, translating into MQNQIPASELILNDDNSIYHLHLLPTDIAETIVFVGDQERVPEVSKYFDRIEIQKAKREFVTHTGFIGTKRISVISTGIGTDNIDIVMNELDALVNIDLQTRTIKPNHTALKIIRIGTSGALQASIPIDSVLVSEQAIGLDSLLHFYERETNLEMEASIKQQLGFEFVNPYLVNGDTDLINQVGADYLKGITATCCGFYAPQGRFLKAKGVSNALINKLSTIKVGNNAVTNFEMETAGIYGMAQVLGHLAVSVNCILANRITNEFSTNPAKIVDDTIQAILEKLA; encoded by the coding sequence ATGCAAAACCAAATACCTGCAAGCGAATTAATTTTAAATGATGATAACTCCATTTATCATTTACATTTATTACCTACCGACATAGCTGAAACCATTGTTTTTGTGGGCGATCAGGAACGTGTACCGGAGGTGAGCAAATATTTTGACCGTATTGAAATACAAAAAGCCAAACGCGAATTTGTAACACATACCGGTTTTATTGGTACTAAACGTATTTCAGTAATCAGCACGGGTATTGGTACTGATAATATTGATATTGTAATGAATGAGCTGGATGCTTTGGTGAATATTGATTTACAAACCAGAACTATTAAACCCAATCATACCGCTTTAAAAATTATTCGCATTGGTACTTCCGGAGCATTACAGGCCAGCATTCCTATCGATTCTGTTTTGGTCAGCGAACAAGCCATTGGATTGGATAGTTTGCTGCATTTTTATGAAAGGGAAACTAACCTTGAAATGGAAGCGTCTATTAAACAACAGTTGGGTTTTGAGTTTGTGAATCCTTACCTCGTTAATGGAGATACGGATTTAATCAATCAGGTAGGTGCTGATTATTTAAAAGGAATTACAGCCACCTGTTGCGGGTTTTATGCGCCTCAGGGTCGGTTTTTAAAAGCCAAAGGAGTTAGCAATGCATTAATCAATAAATTAAGTACCATCAAAGTAGGTAACAATGCTGTTACTAATTTTGAAATGGAAACGGCCGGTATTTATGGTATGGCGCAGGTATTGGGCCACCTGGCAGTTTCTGTTAATTGTATTTTAGCCAATAGAATTACCAACGAGTTCAGTACCAATCCGGCTAAAATAGTGGATGATACTATTCAGGCAATTTTAGAAAAGCTGGCCTAA
- a CDS encoding Spx/MgsR family RNA polymerase-binding regulatory protein produces MIIYGIKNCDTMKKAFTWLNDKGIAYDFFDYKKQQITKADFDTWLKAYPIETIVNTKGTTYKNLSDTDKSKALNPATAFDIISQNQSIIKRPVINNHNQITVGFDNSKWEQLFK; encoded by the coding sequence ATGATAATATACGGTATAAAAAATTGCGATACGATGAAAAAAGCCTTTACCTGGTTAAACGATAAAGGTATTGCGTACGATTTTTTCGATTATAAAAAGCAGCAAATAACAAAAGCCGATTTTGACACCTGGTTAAAAGCCTATCCGATAGAAACGATTGTGAATACTAAAGGTACAACGTATAAAAATTTAAGCGATACCGATAAAAGCAAAGCGTTAAATCCAGCAACTGCTTTTGACATAATAAGCCAAAATCAATCAATTATAAAACGACCTGTTATCAATAACCATAACCAAATAACAGTGGGTTTTGATAATAGTAAATGGGAACAATTATTTAAGTAA